The following are encoded together in the Bos javanicus breed banteng chromosome 4, ARS-OSU_banteng_1.0, whole genome shotgun sequence genome:
- the LOC133245860 gene encoding protein transport protein Sec24A-like encodes MSSQVSVSQGYNSQLPGSYPHLIPAKTLNPVSGQSNSGGSQTVSPLSNYQGPGQAPYGPPVASHPVTPSLRSGPSPQMPLPTSQNPAATPMPSGSFLPGASVSSPSNWQYNYLSQTNHCPRASSQPTMTGNTNLMSPQYVSSGDSSLQNNIIKSGSALPLVNPPLPTTFQPGAPLGPPPTGGPPPVRALTPQKLTPRTVPQPSFNSTSNQEGIISNTNNGSMVVHNNYDEIEGGSFLATSQPTTKNPTMSRSVGYSYPSLPPGYQNTAPPSTTGAGLPPSSLNYPSGPQAFTQLYFFRLL; translated from the coding sequence ATGTCTTCACAAGTGTCAGTGAGCCAAGGGTATAATTCTCAGCTTCCAGGATCCTACCCTCATCTAATACCAGCAAAGACCTTGAATCCAGTCTCCGGACAGTCTAACTCTGGTGGTTCCCAGACTGTTTCTCCATTAAGTAATTATCAGGGACCTGGACAAGCTCCTTATGGACCACCTGTGGCCTCTCATCCAGTGACACCTTCACTCCGTAGTGGTCCTAGTCCCCAAATGCCACTACCTACTTCTCAGAACCCAGCTGCTACACCAATGCCTTCTGGTAGCTTTCTTCCTGGAGCCAGTGTATCATCACCTTCGAATTGGCAGTATAACTATTTGTCACAGACAAACCATTGTCCTCGTGCATCATCCCAACCAACCATGACTGGGAATACAAATTTGATGAGTCCTCAATATGTTTCTTCTGGAGATTCTTCACTTCAAAACAACATCATAAAATCAGGGTCTGCACTGCCCTTAGTGAATCCACCTCTGCCTACTACTTTTCAACCAGGAGCTCCTCTTGGCCCCCCTCCAACTGGAGGACCACCTCCAGTGAGGGCCCTTACTCCTCAGAAATTGACACCTAGAACTGTGCCCCAGCCCTCATTTAATTCAACTAGCAACCAAGAAGGTATTATATCAAATACCAATAATGGATCTATGGTGGTTCACAATAATTATGATGAAATTGAAGGCGGTAGCTTCTTGGCAACATCACAGCCTACTACTAAGAATCCCACAATGAGCCGAAGTGTTGGATATTCATATCCCTCCTTACCACCCGGTTATCAGAACACAGCACCACCTAGTACAACAGGAGCAGGACTACCACCCTCTTCCTTGAATTACCCAAGTGGTCCACAGGCTTTTACTCAGTTATATTTCTTTAGACTCCTTTAG